From the genome of Lotus japonicus ecotype B-129 chromosome 6, LjGifu_v1.2, one region includes:
- the LOC130722633 gene encoding uncharacterized protein LOC130722633, with protein sequence MENSEQVPVPPNPNNVNTHLTEEDDDDDDDTDIIEEEEEDEDDDDDVVSGDRNQRNPQSPLSRLREQRFKLETLSRRLSSELVPIRVHDVLIRGNTKTKDWVIEAELKVLEEATTMQELIRASEIALARLQNLGIFDSSKLRLEPGPPELPDTANVIVDIVEAASSVSGECGVYTKPSTSSWTTEGTLKYKNFLGYGDLWDMSLAYGANQATEVSLGVYAPRLKGLLTPLVARISMLSQDWQEFSSYKEQLLGLSLGLISTKHHDLVYTLGWRTLTDPSQMSSWSIRRQLGHGLLSSLKYTFKIDKRNSPIRPTKGYAFLSTTHFGGLTPDHRSLRFIRQEFDVRYAVPFGFYNTALNLGISAGAVFPWGHGFMNKPSPLPERFYLGGDFSPVCTLGGPITLWGFKTRGLGPTEPRRQSRDAVNDDNNDSSGRDFVGGDLAVTAFADLSFDLPVRWLREHGIHGHVFAGVGNTAKLTQNEYKNFSPRKFLESFRTSVGCGFVVPTKLFRLEGNFYHILRQDEHDRGKTGFRFSFSAPS encoded by the exons ATGGAAAACTCTGAACAAGTTCCAGTCCCTCCAAACCCTAACAATGTCAATACCCACCTCACTGAAGAAGACGACGACGACGACGACGACACCGACATcatcgaagaagaagaagaagacgaagacGACGACGACGACGTCGTTTCGGGGGACCGGAATCAGCGAAACCCTCAATCCCCTTTATCACGGTTACGCGAGCAGCGTTTCAAGCTCGAAACCCTTTCCCGGCGACTGTCATCGGAGCTGGTCCCTATCCGAGTCCACGACGTGCTGATTCGCGGAAACACCAAGACCAAGGATTGGGTGATCGAGGCGGAGCTCAAGGTTCTCGAGGAGGCCACCACCATGCAGGAGCTCATTCGCGCCTCCGAAATCGCACTCGCCAGGCTCCAGAACCTCGGGATTTTCGATTCCAGCAAGCTCCGCCTTGAGCCCGGGCCGCCGGAGTTGCCTGACACCGCCAATGTCATCGTTGACATTGTCGAGGCCGCTAGCAGTGTCTCCGGTGAATGCGGCGTTTATACCAAACCCTCG ACTAGTTCTTGGACAACTGAAGGTACTCTTAAGTACAAAAACTTTTTAGGTTATGGTGATCTATGGGATATGTCATTGGCCTATGGTGCCAACCAAGCAACAGAGGTGAGTTTGGGGGTGTATGCTCCTCGACTTAAAGGATTATTAACACCTTTGGTAGCACGGATATCCATGCTTTCCCAAGATTGGCAAGAGTTTTCTTCATACAAAGAGCAGCTGTTGGGCTTGTCTCTCGGATTAATCTCTACAAAGCACCATGACTTAGTATACACTCTTGGATGGCGTACATTAACAGATCCATCGCAAATGTCATCCTGGTCTATAAGGAGGCAGCTTGGGCATGGTTTACTGTCATCCCTGAAGTACACATTTAAAATTGACAAGAGAAACTCACCTATTAGGCCCACAAAAGGGTATGCTTTTCTTTCTACCACTCACTTTGGCGGCCTAACACCAGATCATCGGAGCTTGCGATTTATACGTCAG GAGTTTGATGTTCGCTACGCTGTCCCCTTTGGATTTTATAATACAGCACTGAACCTTGGGATTTCTGCTGGTGCTGTTTTTCCATGGGGGCATGGTTTCATGAACAAGCCATCTCCCCTTCCTGAAAGGTTTTATTTGGGTGGGGATTTCTCTCCAGTTTGCACCCTTGGAGGGCCAATAACATTGTGGGGGTTTAAAACTAGGGGATTGGGTCCTACTGAACCACGGAGACAAAGCAGAGATGCAGTGAATGATGACAATAATGATTCCTCCGGACGGGACTTTGTTGGAGGAGATCTTGCTGTTACTGCTTTTGCAGACCTCTCTTTTGATCTTCCAGTTAGGTGGCTAAGAGAACATGGAATCCACGGCCATGTTTTTGCTGGAGTCGGGAATACTGCTAAATTGACTCAGAATGAATATAAGAACTTCTCTCCTCGGAAGTTCTTAGAATCCTTTCGAACATCAGTAGGATGTGGATTTGTTGTTCCTACTAAACTTTTCCGCCTGGAG GGTAACTTCTACCACATACTCAGGCAGGATGAACATGATCGTGGGAAAACTGGATTTAGGTTCAGCTTCTCAGCTCCTTCTTAG